In the Chryseobacterium sp. MYb264 genome, one interval contains:
- a CDS encoding acyl carrier protein, with amino-acid sequence MDREKIVAIVNDFLVNEFEVDGDEISNEANLKKTLGLDSLDYIDMVVVIESNFGVKLGEADFKKMVTFDDFYSTIENKITEKNA; translated from the coding sequence ATGGACAGGGAAAAAATTGTTGCGATTGTCAACGACTTTCTAGTGAATGAATTTGAAGTAGATGGCGATGAAATCAGCAATGAGGCTAACTTAAAAAAAACGCTGGGCTTAGACAGTCTGGATTATATTGATATGGTTGTGGTGATAGAATCTAATTTCGGAGTGAAATTGGGTGAAGCAGACTTCAAGAAAATGGTCACATTCGATGACTTTTATTCGACAATCGAGAACAAAATCACTGAAAAAAACGCATAA
- a CDS encoding phytoene desaturase family protein: MKKEFDILVIGSGLGGLVSALVLAKEGLKVCVLEKNNQYGGNLQTFSRDKLIFDTGVHYLGGLSEGQNLHQYFSYLEIIKDLELQKMDENGYDKITFGDDEIEYPHAQGYDNFVEQLSKYFPEERENLEDYCEEIQRVCSQFPRYNLVGKENYNEEILHLNTKRFIESLISDKKLQSILLGSNFLYAGDSENVPFYVHALTVNSYIQSAYKCVKGGSQISKLLIKKLREHGAEIHKHSEVSEFIFNENQKVSSVRTKSGKEYSAKQFISNIEIRSTIKLIGEERLKKSFVNRVMSWEPAPSCFSVYIVLKLHTIPNFNYNIYHYSNKELVWNAFRYEQNSWPETYMLSSTQSKNYPEFAESLTAISYMNFNEVKEWEETVNTVADEHERGVLYEQFKQEKAEKMIDALEKKIPNLRTSVKNIYTSSPLSYRDYIGSFEGNMYGYSKSSENPLKTMVSPRTKINNLFLTGQSVNMHGILGCIIGAFNTCSEILGKELIDERLTQVINKYNGERK; this comes from the coding sequence TTGAAAAAAGAATTTGACATACTTGTAATCGGCAGCGGATTGGGAGGTCTTGTTTCAGCACTTGTTTTGGCGAAGGAAGGCTTAAAGGTGTGTGTCCTGGAGAAAAATAACCAATACGGTGGAAATCTACAGACGTTTTCACGGGACAAACTGATTTTCGATACAGGCGTTCACTATCTGGGCGGACTTTCAGAAGGCCAGAATCTTCATCAGTATTTTTCGTATCTGGAGATTATAAAGGATCTGGAACTTCAGAAAATGGATGAAAATGGATATGACAAAATCACGTTTGGAGATGACGAAATTGAATATCCTCATGCGCAGGGTTATGATAATTTTGTTGAACAATTGTCAAAATATTTTCCTGAAGAAAGAGAAAATCTTGAGGACTACTGCGAAGAAATTCAGCGGGTTTGCAGTCAGTTTCCGAGATATAATTTGGTGGGAAAAGAAAATTATAATGAAGAAATTCTCCATCTTAATACCAAAAGATTCATCGAATCGTTAATTTCGGATAAAAAATTACAGTCCATTCTGTTGGGTTCTAATTTTCTATATGCAGGAGATTCTGAGAATGTTCCGTTTTATGTTCATGCTTTGACGGTGAATTCTTATATTCAAAGTGCTTATAAATGCGTGAAAGGAGGAAGCCAGATTTCGAAATTACTAATAAAGAAACTGAGAGAACACGGTGCTGAGATTCATAAACATTCGGAGGTTTCTGAATTTATATTTAATGAAAATCAAAAAGTAAGTTCAGTCAGAACTAAATCGGGAAAAGAGTATTCTGCGAAACAGTTTATTTCAAATATAGAAATTCGTTCAACCATAAAATTGATTGGGGAAGAACGGCTGAAAAAATCCTTTGTAAACAGAGTAATGAGCTGGGAGCCTGCTCCATCGTGCTTCAGTGTTTATATTGTTTTGAAACTTCATACAATCCCGAATTTTAATTATAATATTTACCATTATTCGAACAAAGAATTGGTCTGGAATGCCTTTCGATATGAACAGAATTCATGGCCGGAAACCTATATGCTTTCCTCAACCCAATCTAAGAATTATCCTGAATTTGCAGAAAGTCTGACGGCCATTTCTTATATGAATTTCAATGAAGTCAAAGAATGGGAAGAAACAGTCAATACAGTGGCAGATGAGCATGAAAGGGGAGTGTTATATGAGCAGTTCAAACAGGAAAAAGCTGAAAAAATGATAGATGCTCTGGAAAAGAAAATCCCAAATTTAAGGACATCTGTTAAAAATATCTATACCTCTTCGCCATTGTCTTACCGCGATTATATTGGGAGTTTTGAGGGCAATATGTACGGATACAGTAAAAGTTCTGAAAACCCTCTGAAAACAATGGTTTCTCCACGCACAAAGATCAATAATCTTTTTCTGACGGGCCAGTCTGTTAACATGCACGGGATTTTAGGCTGTATCATCGGTGCTTTTAATACCTGTTCCGAAATTCTGGGAAAAGAATTGATTGATGAAAGATTAACACAAGTGATTAATAAATATAATGGTGAAAGGAAATAA
- a CDS encoding beta-ketoacyl-[acyl-carrier-protein] synthase family protein yields the protein MENRVVITGMGIYSCIGTSLDEVKESLFQGKSGIVLVDERKEFGFRSGLTGVVPKPDLKNLLNRRQRVSMGEESEYAYIATMDALKQANIDQDFLDNNEVGILYGNDSVSQAVVESIDIAREKKDTTLMGSGAIFKSMNSTVTMNLSTIFKLRGINLTISAACASGSHSLGLAYMMIKNGFQDMIVCGGAQETNKYSMASFDGLGVFSVREDEPTKASRPFDAGRDGLIPSGGAASLIVESLESAQKRGANIIAEIVGYGFSSNGGHISTPNVDGPALAMDRALKQSGLTAKDIDYINAHATSTPLGDTNEARAIYEIFGSETPVSSTKSMTGHECWMAGASEVIYSILMMQNNFIAPNINLENPDDEAKKINLVAETKSQKIDVFLSNSFGFGGTNSALIVKKFD from the coding sequence ATGGAAAATAGAGTAGTCATTACCGGAATGGGAATTTATTCCTGCATTGGAACTTCTTTGGATGAGGTGAAAGAATCACTTTTTCAAGGGAAGTCCGGTATTGTTTTGGTAGACGAAAGAAAAGAATTCGGTTTCAGATCGGGATTAACAGGCGTTGTTCCAAAACCGGATTTGAAGAATCTTTTAAACCGCAGACAGCGCGTAAGCATGGGCGAAGAAAGCGAATATGCGTATATCGCAACAATGGATGCTTTAAAACAGGCAAATATCGACCAAGACTTTTTAGACAATAACGAGGTCGGAATTTTATACGGAAACGACAGTGTTTCTCAGGCAGTTGTGGAATCTATCGACATTGCAAGAGAAAAAAAAGATACGACTTTAATGGGTTCGGGAGCGATTTTCAAATCGATGAACTCTACGGTCACTATGAATCTCTCTACGATTTTTAAGCTAAGAGGAATCAATCTAACCATCAGTGCAGCCTGCGCGAGCGGTTCTCATTCTTTGGGACTGGCTTATATGATGATCAAAAATGGTTTTCAGGATATGATCGTTTGCGGAGGAGCTCAGGAAACGAATAAATATTCAATGGCGAGCTTTGACGGGTTGGGTGTTTTTTCTGTGAGAGAAGACGAACCTACGAAGGCATCAAGACCTTTCGACGCAGGAAGAGATGGCTTAATTCCAAGTGGTGGAGCGGCAAGTTTAATTGTTGAAAGCTTAGAATCTGCTCAGAAAAGAGGCGCCAATATCATCGCTGAGATCGTTGGGTACGGATTTTCTTCAAACGGCGGACATATTTCCACTCCAAACGTTGACGGACCTGCTTTGGCAATGGATCGGGCTTTGAAACAATCTGGTTTAACGGCAAAAGATATCGATTATATCAATGCTCACGCAACTTCCACACCGCTTGGTGATACGAATGAAGCAAGAGCAATCTATGAAATTTTTGGAAGCGAAACTCCTGTAAGTTCTACAAAATCAATGACGGGGCACGAATGCTGGATGGCGGGTGCAAGTGAGGTGATTTATTCTATTTTAATGATGCAGAACAATTTTATTGCTCCGAATATTAATCTGGAAAACCCTGATGATGAGGCTAAAAAGATAAATTTGGTAGCAGAAACAAAAAGTCAAAAAATTGATGTATTTTTGTCGAATTCTTTTGGATTTGGGGGAACAAATTCAGCATTAATTGTTAAAAAATTTGATTAA
- a CDS encoding LpxL/LpxP family acyltransferase, whose amino-acid sequence MNKWKGKSKGTILGYRIFVWCIRNIGIRSSYFVLYFVALYYFLFEKNSNKYYRYYFQKRLNYGYWKTKISLFKSYFTFGTVLIDKTAISAGLREKYTYEFDGIENLRNLLAEKKGGVLISAHIGNFEIAEHFFADIDFDCQINLVTADQEVTVIKEYLESVSVKQSNIKFIYVKDDMSHIFDINEALSKNELICFTGDRYFEGSKFLEGDLLGKSAKFPAGPFMIASRLGVPVVYVYVMKEKKLHYHLYARVAQNVKKRDAQGLLNSYTQNLESMIKKYPLQWFNYFDFWDDID is encoded by the coding sequence ATGAACAAATGGAAAGGTAAGTCTAAAGGCACGATTCTGGGCTACAGAATTTTCGTCTGGTGTATTAGAAATATCGGAATCCGAAGTTCATATTTTGTTCTTTATTTTGTTGCGCTGTATTACTTTTTATTCGAAAAAAACAGCAACAAATATTACAGATATTATTTCCAGAAAAGACTGAATTACGGATATTGGAAAACAAAAATTTCATTATTTAAAAGTTATTTCACTTTCGGAACTGTTTTAATCGATAAAACGGCAATTTCTGCCGGATTAAGAGAAAAATATACTTACGAATTCGACGGAATTGAAAACCTCAGAAATCTTTTAGCAGAAAAAAAAGGAGGAGTTTTAATAAGTGCCCACATCGGTAATTTCGAAATTGCCGAACATTTTTTTGCAGATATTGATTTTGACTGTCAGATTAATTTAGTGACAGCAGATCAGGAAGTTACCGTAATTAAAGAATATCTTGAAAGTGTTTCTGTTAAGCAAAGTAATATCAAGTTCATTTATGTAAAAGATGATATGTCGCATATTTTTGATATCAATGAAGCCTTGTCAAAAAATGAGCTGATCTGCTTTACAGGTGACCGATATTTCGAAGGTTCAAAGTTCCTAGAAGGAGATCTTCTTGGTAAATCGGCGAAATTTCCTGCCGGACCATTCATGATTGCTTCCAGATTGGGCGTTCCTGTGGTGTATGTGTATGTAATGAAAGAAAAAAAACTACATTATCATTTATACGCTAGAGTTGCTCAGAACGTTAAAAAGCGCGATGCACAGGGACTTTTAAATTCCTATACTCAAAATCTTGAATCGATGATTAAAAAATATCCTCTTCAATGGTTCAATTACTTCGATTTTTGGGATGATATTGATTAA